A genomic window from Desulfatiglans anilini DSM 4660 includes:
- a CDS encoding adenylate/guanylate cyclase domain-containing protein has translation MAVKKALVAALFIAAVGVLLFPWLLRVEEDMGLALLFRLRGAKCPPAQVCIVALDKASANAMGLPDKPYLWPRSLYGLLVDKLNALGAAVIVFDLFFEESRPEEDRVFASAMEKGCNVVLCHSIQQLSVPIRSAEGKEIGFANLETLKTPVDALAISAAAVAPFPLPRIPLRLNRFWTVKETAGDVPTLPVAAFQIFAKDVYPEFLELLVRFCPDEAERFKAGLARPQKAGEFADRIRDVRRLFLLDPSLSGRMLEALESESYRLSNGTLDQARLQGLRSLIRMYGQPPDCYLNHYGPAGTFRTISFYKMIQTLADPLNFGLPESRTAFFVGMSESLRPQRKDGFDTVFSLSSGEDVSGVEIAATSFANLLQGNSVEPLPMLLRLLVITCSGVVLGLICFLLPAFPAAAGALAFGGVYLLFAWYRFDHAAVWWPLMIPLGIQLPVAFFGSVLWKYGRVQKERRRMREAFGYYLPDGVVDGLLQDLSVDEVSSGVVYGICLFTDAESYTSLSESMDPQSLNRFMNRYFDALFEPVRRHGGLVVEVIGDGMLAMWTTARPEADVCEEACLAVLEINEAVESFGCSPEGVAMPTRIGLHGGYIYLGNVGARGRYAYRPVGDIVNTASRIEGLNKFLSTKRLVSEAVLGEVEAVIAREVGSFVFAGKSQPVRVFELLGRRGEADDLVLSLCNVFERGLKAFRRRDWEEALRLFAECIGMRGEDGPSRYYMGIIPGCIASPPAEGWKGEISLDRK, from the coding sequence TTGGCAGTCAAAAAGGCACTCGTCGCAGCCCTGTTTATCGCCGCAGTGGGCGTTCTTCTTTTTCCATGGCTACTCCGGGTGGAGGAAGATATGGGGCTTGCCCTGCTGTTCAGACTCAGGGGTGCCAAATGCCCACCCGCCCAAGTCTGCATCGTCGCCCTCGACAAGGCCTCGGCAAACGCCATGGGACTTCCGGATAAACCCTACCTTTGGCCACGCTCGCTTTACGGACTGCTCGTGGATAAACTCAATGCCCTGGGTGCGGCGGTGATCGTCTTCGATCTTTTCTTCGAGGAGTCCAGGCCGGAGGAGGACAGGGTATTTGCCTCGGCGATGGAAAAGGGCTGCAACGTTGTTCTGTGCCATTCCATCCAACAGTTGTCCGTGCCGATCAGGAGTGCAGAGGGGAAGGAAATCGGCTTTGCAAATCTCGAGACGCTGAAGACCCCCGTCGATGCCCTGGCTATTTCTGCCGCTGCGGTGGCACCGTTTCCGTTGCCGAGAATACCGCTCCGCTTGAATCGCTTCTGGACTGTCAAAGAAACTGCAGGGGATGTGCCGACGCTGCCGGTGGCGGCTTTTCAAATCTTTGCAAAGGATGTCTACCCTGAATTCCTGGAACTTCTCGTCCGGTTTTGCCCGGATGAGGCCGAGCGATTCAAAGCGGGCCTTGCCAGGCCGCAGAAAGCCGGCGAATTCGCCGATCGAATCAGGGATGTCAGGAGGCTCTTCTTACTGGATCCATCCCTTTCGGGACGGATGCTGGAGGCATTGGAGTCGGAGTCTTATCGCCTTTCGAATGGAACGTTGGACCAAGCCCGCCTGCAGGGCCTCAGATCGCTCATCAGGATGTACGGCCAGCCTCCTGACTGCTATCTCAATCATTACGGTCCGGCAGGTACTTTTCGGACCATCTCCTTCTACAAAATGATCCAGACGTTGGCCGACCCTTTGAATTTCGGCCTTCCCGAGTCACGAACCGCCTTCTTTGTCGGAATGAGCGAAAGCCTTCGGCCTCAGCGAAAGGATGGTTTCGATACGGTCTTTTCCTTGTCGAGCGGCGAAGACGTGAGCGGGGTCGAGATCGCGGCTACGTCCTTTGCAAACCTCCTGCAGGGCAACAGCGTCGAACCCTTGCCAATGCTTCTGCGCCTGCTCGTCATCACCTGCTCCGGAGTTGTGCTGGGGTTGATCTGTTTTTTGCTGCCTGCGTTTCCCGCCGCCGCCGGAGCTCTGGCTTTCGGGGGTGTCTACCTGCTTTTCGCGTGGTACCGCTTCGATCATGCAGCGGTGTGGTGGCCGCTGATGATTCCTCTCGGAATCCAGTTGCCGGTCGCTTTCTTCGGCAGTGTCCTTTGGAAATACGGGAGGGTGCAAAAAGAGAGGCGCAGGATGCGGGAGGCGTTCGGATACTATTTGCCCGATGGGGTTGTAGACGGGTTGCTCCAGGATCTCTCAGTGGACGAGGTATCCAGCGGGGTGGTTTACGGGATATGCCTGTTCACGGACGCTGAAAGCTATACCAGCCTCTCGGAATCCATGGATCCTCAATCGCTCAATCGCTTCATGAACCGATATTTCGATGCCCTGTTCGAGCCTGTCAGGCGTCATGGCGGGCTGGTGGTCGAAGTCATCGGGGACGGGATGCTCGCCATGTGGACTACCGCCCGGCCGGAGGCCGATGTCTGCGAGGAGGCCTGCCTGGCTGTGCTCGAGATCAACGAAGCGGTCGAGTCTTTCGGTTGTTCTCCTGAAGGGGTGGCGATGCCGACCCGGATCGGTCTTCACGGTGGCTACATTTACCTCGGCAATGTTGGTGCCAGAGGGCGCTATGCATACCGCCCGGTGGGGGACATCGTCAATACGGCCTCGCGGATCGAGGGTCTCAACAAGTTCCTGTCGACCAAAAGGCTGGTTTCCGAAGCGGTGTTGGGCGAGGTTGAGGCCGTCATCGCCCGGGAGGTAGGTTCGTTTGTCTTTGCGGGAAAGTCGCAGCCCGTTCGAGTGTTCGAGCTGCTCGGCCGAAGGGGGGAAGCTGATGACCTGGTTTTGAGTCTGTGCAATGTTTTTGAAAGGGGATTAAAGGCCTTTCGAAGACGGGACTGGGAAGAGGCGCTGCGGCTTTTCGCGGAATGCATAGGCATGCGAGGCGAAGACGGCCCAAGCCGCTATTACATGGGAATCATTCCTGGGTGCATCGCTTCACCGCCGGCCGAGGGTTGGAAAGGGGAGATCAGTCTGGACCGCAAGTAG